The Vibrio toranzoniae sequence GCCGTCAGTGCTTCGTATCTAAATCGATAAGTATTGGATTCAGGTACCAAATCAAGTACGTGAAACTTCTCTAATTGTTGACGGGTATTCTCATTAGGACACAGCAGGTATACTTCGCACTGTGCATCTAAAGCATCTTTAATCGCATTTTCTAGAGCAAGTCCGACCGTTACATCAATCATAGGCACGTCCGTGAGATCTAAGATCATCACTTCATAATCAGAGATGCTTGAATGCTGACGTGAAATAGCCTTTGAAACACTAAAGATCATTGGGCCAGAAAGATAGAAAAACAACACCTTCCCGTTAGCACTATCTAGCAGTTGACGTTCGCTATCTGTCAGCGGAATGTCCTCTTCATCATCACCATCACTGATGGCCTTAACTTGCCGAGCTTGCTCTCTGCTTAATCTTTCGATAATCAAGATATTCGAGATAAACACACCAAGTCCAACGGCAATAATCAAGTCAACAAAAACGGTTAGCAGCATCACACCGTACATCACGCCCATACCTGTGTAACTCACCTTATGTGCCCGCTGAATGAAACTCCAATCGAGGATGTTGAAGCCCACATACATGGCGATGCCAGCCAGTACCGCCATAGGAATCGGCTCGGTTAAGCCACCCGCGACCAATACCACCAACGCCAACACTAAGGCACGAATAACACCAGATAACGGAGAACGTGCACCGACCTGAATGTTGGTTACGGTTCCCATGGTGGCACCCGCACCAGGCAATGCTCCGAATAGACCAGAAAGCATATTAGCGATGCCTTGCCCTCTAAGTTCCTTGTCGGAATCGTGCTCTTTACGTGTCAGTGAGTCTCCGATCACCGCGGTAAGAAGCGTATCAATACAACCAAGAGTACCAAGCACCAAGGCATCAATAACCATAGTGGTAAATTGATCAGGGCTAATGGTAGGAATAACTAATGAAGGTAAACCCGCCGGGATTTCACCAATACGGCGGATAGAGTCAGTGTCGAAAATGATAACCGATAAAAGAGTTACAACAACTAACGCAACCAGTTGTGCTGGCACATACTTACGATACTTTGCAGGGAAGCCAAAGAGAATGCCGAGCGTCAACGCACCTAGAAACAATTCGCTGACTTTTAAATTAGCCAACGTATCAGGAAGCACAGAGAGAGTGCCCATCACTCCACCAGATGGAGCGGCGTGCCCTAATAATGGCGAAAGCTGTAAGATAATCAGAATAACGCCGATGCCCGACATAAATCCGGAAATTACGCTATATGGCATCAAAGTAACGTATTTTCCGAGCTTTAGTGTCCCGAGTAATATCTGAAATGCCCCCGCCATCATAACGACTGTGAAGGTCATTGCCATTCCTGTTTCAGGGTACTTGGCCACCATACTCGTCATCACGGCCGTCATGATTACCGTCATTGGTCCGGTTGGCTCTGATATCAAACTACTCGAACCGCCAAACAGCGCCGCAAACAAACCGACCATGATAGCGCCCCACAGACCAGCTTCAGCCCCCGCACCAGAAGCTACACCAAATGCCAACGCTAAAGGTAGTGAGATGATGGCGGTTGTCACACCACCAAACATATCCCCTTTGAGGTTGATATCCGTAAAACGACTTCCAAACAAAATACACCTTCCCGATGATGAAATGACAAACCTTATAACTTCAGCAAATGAGTTACTCGCACAGAAAGTGTTAATTTAATCACATTATTCATGCCTTATAACCAAATCAAAGCTTCTAAGCTAAGTTAATAAATTTAACGACTAGAACACGTCAGATGAGCACTATTTGACACAGTTTTTACAAGATTGAATTTGTAACATTGTGTATAGTTGTGATTCTTAATTAAGGGATGTAAGACGCAAAATGCCAGAAATTAAACAGCTTTTTGAAAACAATTCTAAATGGTCAGAGTCAATTCGCTCTGAACGCCCTGAATACTTTACTGCGCTTGAAGAAGGGCAAAATCCTGGTTTCCTATGGATCGGCTGCTCTGATAGCCGTGTACCGGCCGAGCGTCTCACCGGTTTGTATTCTGGCGAACTGTTTGTTCACCGAAATGTGGCCAACCAAGTGGTTCATACCGACCTGAACTGCTTATCTGTTGTACAGTACGCTGTGGATGTACTCAAAGTTAAACACATTATTATCTGTGGCCACTACGGTTGTGGCGGTGTTAATGCGGCGATAGATAACCCTAAGCTTGGCTTGATCAATAACTGGTTACTTCACATCCGTGACAACTACCTAAAATATCGTAAGCAAATTGAGTCTTTACCTCGTGAACAATGGGGTGACAAACTATGCGAAATAAACGTCGCAGAACAAGTTTATAACCTAGGCAATTCAACCATCCTGCAAACGGCATGGGAACGCGGTCAAGACGTTGAAATCCACGGCGTTGTTTATGGTATAGGTAATGGCAAACTGCAAGACCTTGGCGTACGTTGCTCAAGTAATGACACATTAGAGAGTAGCCACTTAGATGCGCTCAATAAGATCTTGTCGACGCCAATTCTTGGCTAAAATCAGCCTTACTCACTTCTATCCTGACTAGTTTCTGATAGATAAAAAGAAGGCTCGCATAATGCGAGCCTTCTTTATTTTCATTCAACAGAGTCGTAATTACTTTACTCTTGAGGAACCACTTTACCGATGTATGGTAAGTGACGGTATTTTTGTGCGTAGTCGATACCCACACCAACAACGAACTCATCAGGAATTTCAAAACCAATCCATTTAGTATCTACAATCACTTCACGGCGAGAAGGCTTATCCAACAGTGTACAAATTTCGATAGATTTAGGACCGCGTAGGCTCAAAATCTCTTTCACTTTAGTCAGTGTGTTACCAGTATCGATAATATCTTCGACAAGTAGAACGTCTTTACCTTGGATATCATCATCAAGATCTTTCAAAATACGAACGTCACGTGAGCTTTCCGTGCCATTGCCGTAGCTAGATGCGGTCATGAAATCAACTTGGTGAGTTAAATCGATAGCACGAGCAAGATCCGCCATAAAGACAAAAGATCCACGTAATAAGCCAACTAAAACGAGATCTTCACTCCCTTTATAGTGCTCCGTGATCTGTTTGCCTAGTTCGTTCACTCGATCCTGAACTTCTTGCTCAGAGATCATGACTTCAACTGTATGCTTCATACTGCTCTCATTTTATTTGGTGATTGCGACAAGTGTAGATAGCTTTGCCATTGATGCCGCTCAATTTGTGCGTAAGTCTAGCATTGCTCAAATACCCACACCACCTTATGGTTCAAATTTACTGTGAGATTCTCAATGAGATAGGTACGGATACCTTACCTCATACTCTCTTACTTTCACATTCATACTGATCACGCTTTATGTATCAAGTTTGATGTAACTGTCTATAAACACGCTCAAAGGATTGACCATTTGCATATGCACTATTACACTCATCCTGGCTTAAATAATAATAAAATCATTAATATAAAAATCGTTGGCAAGGAAAATAAAATGGACTCAATATCTAAGAGGCCTAGAACTAGGCTTTCACCCTTAAAAAGAAAACTTCAATTGATGGAAATCGCACTTGAGGTATTCTCTCGCCGCGGCATTGGCCGAGGTGGCCACGCAGATATCGCAGATATTGCTCAGGTGTCTGTAGCAACTGTATTTAACTACTTCCCTACCCGAGAAGATCTGGTTGATGAAGTACTGAATCATGTCGTACGCCAATTCTCTAACTTCCTTTCAGATAATATCGATCTCGATATTCACGCGAAAAAAAATCTACATAATATTGCCACTGAAATGGTGAACTTAGTGGCTCAAGATAGCCATTGGCTGAATGTTTGGTTCGAGTGGAGCGCATCAACTCGTGATGAAGTATGGCCTTTATTTGTCACTACCAACCGCACTAACCAAATGTTATTACAAAATATGTTTAGTAAGGCGATTGAGCGTGGAGATGTGTGTGATGAGCATGATCCTAAGCATCTTGCGAACCTATTTCACGGCATCTGCTACTCGTTATTCATTCAAGCAAAACGTCTCGAAACGCCAGAAGAGCAAGAAAACTTAACAGACAGCTACTTAAACATGTTGTGTATTTATAAGTAGATTCGAGATAAATTGTTAAAGGGTTGACCTAATGGGCAGCCCTTTTTTTGTGGAGTGTAGTCGCTCTTCGCATCCCGTAGCGTACTCGCATCTCGAATAAAGTGTTTCTGCTCTTTTCTTCATGCATAAAAAAACCGCTGACGAATCAGCGGCTTTTAAAAACATTCGCGAGTGGCTAAAGAAGAATTACTTCTTCTTTTTTACTGCTTTTTTGTTTGGAAGGTCAGTGATTGAACCTTCGAATACTTCCGCAGCAAGACCAACAGACTCGTGTAGAGTTGGGTGAGCGTGGATAGTAAGAGCGATATCTTCCGCATCACAACCCATTTCGATTGCTAGGCCGATTTCACCAAGAAGTTCACCACCGTTAGTACCAACAACAGCACCACCGATTACGCGATGAGTATCTTTATCGAAGATCATCTTAGTCATACCGTCTGCACAGTCAGAAGCGATTGCACGACCAGAAGCAGCCCAAGGGAAAGTAGCAACTTCGTAGTTCAGGCCTTCCGCTTTCGCTTCTTTCTCAGTCTTACCTACCCAAGCAACTTCTGGCTCAGTGTACGCAATTGATGGGATTACTTTAGGGTCGAAGTAGTGCTTCTTACCAGAGATAACTTCCGCAGCTACGTGACCTTCGTGCACACCTTTGTGAGCAAGCATTGGTTGACCAACAACATCACCGATTGCGTGAATGTGAGAAACGTTAGTACGCATTTGCTTATCAACATTGATGAAACCACGCTCATCAACTTCGATACCCGCTTTTTCAGCGTCGATAAGTGCACCGTTTGGAACACGACCGATAGCAACAAGAACAGCATCGTAACGCTCAGCTTCAGCTGGTGCTTTTTTGCCTTCCATTGAAACGTAGATACCGTCTTCTTTTGCTTCAACCGCTGTCACTTTAGTTTCAAGCATAAGCTTAAACTTGTCTTTGATGCGCTTAGTGAAAACTTTAACGATGTCTTTATCCGCCGCAGGGATAACTTGATCGAACATCTCAACAACTTCAACTTTAGAACCTAGAGAATGGTAAACCGTACCCATCTCAAGACCGATGATACCACCGCCCATGATAAGCAGTTTTTCTGGTACTTCGTTTAGTTCTAGTGCATCCGTAGAATCCCAAATACGTGGGTCTTCATGTGGGATGAACGGAAGTTTGATTGGGCGAGAACCCGCAGCGATGATTGCGTTGTCGAAGTTAACCGTTGTTGCTTCGCCTTCGCCTTCAACAAGAATGCTATTAGGACCTGTGAACTTACCGAAACCGTTAACAACAGTCACGTTACGCATCTTAGCCATACCGCCAAGACCGCCAGTAAGTTGGTCAACTACTTTATCTTTCCAGATACGGATTTTGTTGATGTCCGTTTGTGGCTCGCCGAATACAACGCCGTGCTCTGCCATCGCTTTTGCTTCTTCGATTACTTTAGAAACATGAAGAAGTGCTTTTGATGGAATACAACCAACGTTTAGACATACACCACCAAGAGTGCTGTAACGTTCAACTAGTACTGTTTCTAGACCTAAATCCGCACAACGGAATGCCGCTGAGTAGCCAGCAGGACCTGAACCAAGTACAACAACTTGGGCTTTAATTTCTTTGCTCATTGTGACCTCTTGTAGTCATTATCCCTAACAGGCTGAGTAGATGTTCTTAAAATTATTGGGCTTTCAAACAGGAAACATTTTACAGAGATGTTAACAGTGTGAAAGTAGCTTTAAGTTAGCCTGTGAGCTAGACAACAATTCCCCATCAGATTATGAGAAATGCAGGAAACTGTTCTCTAAAAATAGTCTTTATATAAAGAATTAAGGTGACTCGAAAGTCACCTTAATAATTACTTTCTCAATTACAGAACTAGACGACGAATGTCAGATAGCGCGCTGTTTAGGAAAGTAATGAAGCGTGCACCTTCTGCACCATCGATCACACGGTGGTCGTATGATAGAGACAGTGGAAGCTGTAGACGTGGTTGGAACTCTTTACCATTCCAAACAGGCTTAATCTCAGACTTAGATACACCTAGGATACCTACTTCTGGCGCATTTACGATTGGTGTAAATGCAGTACCGCCAATACCACCAAGGCTAGAGATTGTGAAACAACCGCCTTGCATGTCTGCCGCTGTTAGCTTACCAGAACGTGCTTTCTTAGAAACAACCATGAGTTCTTCAGATAGCTCGTAAATGCCTTTCTTGTTCACGTCTTTGAAGACAGGAACCACTAGGCCGTTTGGTGTATCAACTGCGATACCCACGTTTACGTACTTCTTAAGAATGATGCTTTCGCCATCTTCAGAAAGAGAAGAGTTAAACGCAGGGAATGCTTCTAGCGCTTTAGCAACAGCTTTCATGATGAACACAAGTGGTGTGATCTTCATGCCAGTGTCTTTCTTCGCTTCGATTGCGTTCTGTTCTTTACGGAATGCTTCTAGCTCAGTGATGTCTGCGTTGTCCCACTGTGTAACGTGAGGGATCATTACCCAGTTACGGTGCAGGTTTGCGCCAGAGATCTTCTTGATCTTAGACAGTTTCTGAACTTCAGTTTCGCCGAACTTGCTGAAGTCAACTTTTGGCCATGGTAGTAGACCAAGAGCAGAACCGTCGCCACCTTTGCCAGATGCTGCAGCACCAGACTCAAGACGCTTAAGTGCATCTTTAACGTAAGACTGAACGTCTTCTTTAAGTACGCGGCTCTTACGACCAGTACCTTTAACTTTCGCTAGGTTTACGCCGAACTCACGAGCTAGACGACGAACAACTGGAGATGCGTGAGCATACTCGCCGTTCTCTTGGAAGTCATCTGATGCTGCTGGAGCCGCTGCAGGTGCTTCTGCTTTAGGAGCAGGTGCCGCCGCAGGAGCCGGAGCTGCTGCTTGTGCAGGTGCTGCAACAGGAGCTGCGCCTTCAACGACGAAAGTCATGATTAGAGAGCCAGTTGATACTTTGT is a genomic window containing:
- the aceF gene encoding pyruvate dehydrogenase complex dihydrolipoyllysine-residue acetyltransferase, giving the protein MTIEINVPDIGADEVEVTEILVNVGDKVEEEQSLITVEGDKASMEVPASQAGIVKEIKVAEGDSVSTGSLIMIFEAEGAAEAAPAPAAEAAPVAAPAAAELKEVHVPDIGGDEVEVTEIMVAIGDAVEEEQSLLTVEGDKASMEVPAPFAGIVKEIKIASGDSVSTGSLVMVFEVAGSGAAAPAPVAEAAPVAAAPAASAEKEVNVPDIGGDEVEVTEIMVAVGDTVEEEQSLITVEGDKASMEVPAPFAGTVKEIKIAAGDKVSTGSLIMTFVVEGAAPVAAPAQAAAPAPAAAPAPKAEAPAAAPAASDDFQENGEYAHASPVVRRLAREFGVNLAKVKGTGRKSRVLKEDVQSYVKDALKRLESGAAASGKGGDGSALGLLPWPKVDFSKFGETEVQKLSKIKKISGANLHRNWVMIPHVTQWDNADITELEAFRKEQNAIEAKKDTGMKITPLVFIMKAVAKALEAFPAFNSSLSEDGESIILKKYVNVGIAVDTPNGLVVPVFKDVNKKGIYELSEELMVVSKKARSGKLTAADMQGGCFTISSLGGIGGTAFTPIVNAPEVGILGVSKSEIKPVWNGKEFQPRLQLPLSLSYDHRVIDGAEGARFITFLNSALSDIRRLVL
- a CDS encoding SulP family inorganic anion transporter; translated protein: MFGGVTTAIISLPLALAFGVASGAGAEAGLWGAIMVGLFAALFGGSSSLISEPTGPMTVIMTAVMTSMVAKYPETGMAMTFTVVMMAGAFQILLGTLKLGKYVTLMPYSVISGFMSGIGVILIILQLSPLLGHAAPSGGVMGTLSVLPDTLANLKVSELFLGALTLGILFGFPAKYRKYVPAQLVALVVVTLLSVIIFDTDSIRRIGEIPAGLPSLVIPTISPDQFTTMVIDALVLGTLGCIDTLLTAVIGDSLTRKEHDSDKELRGQGIANMLSGLFGALPGAGATMGTVTNIQVGARSPLSGVIRALVLALVVLVAGGLTEPIPMAVLAGIAMYVGFNILDWSFIQRAHKVSYTGMGVMYGVMLLTVFVDLIIAVGLGVFISNILIIERLSREQARQVKAISDGDDEEDIPLTDSERQLLDSANGKVLFFYLSGPMIFSVSKAISRQHSSISDYEVMILDLTDVPMIDVTVGLALENAIKDALDAQCEVYLLCPNENTRQQLEKFHVLDLVPESNTYRFRYEALTAATSYVDRDEHQFESV
- the lpdA gene encoding dihydrolipoyl dehydrogenase, whose amino-acid sequence is MSKEIKAQVVVLGSGPAGYSAAFRCADLGLETVLVERYSTLGGVCLNVGCIPSKALLHVSKVIEEAKAMAEHGVVFGEPQTDINKIRIWKDKVVDQLTGGLGGMAKMRNVTVVNGFGKFTGPNSILVEGEGEATTVNFDNAIIAAGSRPIKLPFIPHEDPRIWDSTDALELNEVPEKLLIMGGGIIGLEMGTVYHSLGSKVEVVEMFDQVIPAADKDIVKVFTKRIKDKFKLMLETKVTAVEAKEDGIYVSMEGKKAPAEAERYDAVLVAIGRVPNGALIDAEKAGIEVDERGFINVDKQMRTNVSHIHAIGDVVGQPMLAHKGVHEGHVAAEVISGKKHYFDPKVIPSIAYTEPEVAWVGKTEKEAKAEGLNYEVATFPWAASGRAIASDCADGMTKMIFDKDTHRVIGGAVVGTNGGELLGEIGLAIEMGCDAEDIALTIHAHPTLHESVGLAAEVFEGSITDLPNKKAVKKKK
- the can gene encoding carbonate dehydratase translates to MPEIKQLFENNSKWSESIRSERPEYFTALEEGQNPGFLWIGCSDSRVPAERLTGLYSGELFVHRNVANQVVHTDLNCLSVVQYAVDVLKVKHIIICGHYGCGGVNAAIDNPKLGLINNWLLHIRDNYLKYRKQIESLPREQWGDKLCEINVAEQVYNLGNSTILQTAWERGQDVEIHGVVYGIGNGKLQDLGVRCSSNDTLESSHLDALNKILSTPILG
- the hpt gene encoding hypoxanthine phosphoribosyltransferase; the protein is MKHTVEVMISEQEVQDRVNELGKQITEHYKGSEDLVLVGLLRGSFVFMADLARAIDLTHQVDFMTASSYGNGTESSRDVRILKDLDDDIQGKDVLLVEDIIDTGNTLTKVKEILSLRGPKSIEICTLLDKPSRREVIVDTKWIGFEIPDEFVVGVGIDYAQKYRHLPYIGKVVPQE
- a CDS encoding LuxR/HapR/OpaR family quorum-sensing transcriptional regulator, which produces MDSISKRPRTRLSPLKRKLQLMEIALEVFSRRGIGRGGHADIADIAQVSVATVFNYFPTREDLVDEVLNHVVRQFSNFLSDNIDLDIHAKKNLHNIATEMVNLVAQDSHWLNVWFEWSASTRDEVWPLFVTTNRTNQMLLQNMFSKAIERGDVCDEHDPKHLANLFHGICYSLFIQAKRLETPEEQENLTDSYLNMLCIYK